TGGAGACGCCTGCTGTCCGTTCCAACTCCGCGAACAATCCTCAGGGCTTCGCAGATCGCGGTACGTCGCTCTCGGCGATCGTCATCAACAACGGTCCGACGGCGATGAATGCCAACCTGCTCGATGGTGCGAATAACCTGAACAACTTTTCGGGCGAGATCGCGATTAATCCGCAGGTCGACGCCGTACAGGAGTTCCGTGTGCAGACAGGCTACATGTCGGCTGAGTTCGGACTCACGGGTGGCGGTGTGATCACGCTGGCTTCCAAGGCGGGCGGCAACAAGTATCACGGCGATGTCTATGAGTTCCTGCGCAATGACTATCTCGATGCGCGGCCGTACTTCCTCGAGACGACGGCTCAGAAGCCGCCTCTTCGCTACAACCAGTTCGGCGGAGCTGTTGGCGGTCCGATTCTGCGCGAGAAGCTCTTCTTCTTCGCGAACTATGAGCAGTTCAAGTACGTGACCAGCGCGGTGTATATCGCCAGTGTCCCCACGCTGAATCAGCGTAAGGGTGACTTCAGCGACCTGCAGACGTGCTCGTACAACGCGAGCGGTGCACCGGTAGTGACGCTGACGCGCATCTACGATCCCAATACGACGGTTGCCGCCGGCAACAGCTTTATCCGCACGCAATTCCCTGGTAACAAGATCAACCGCGCGCTCGATCCGGTTGCACTGAATATTCAGAATGCGATTTACCCGGAGCCGAACCGTACCGCCAGCGATACCTGCCAGCGCCTCTCCAACACGAACAACTTCCAGAGCGTGAAGCAGAACATCCGTTCGATGTACCAGTCGCTCGGGCGCTTTGACTATCGTCTGACCAATCGCCAAAGCATCTTTGGCCGGTATGCCTATTACGTCAACAACACGGATAACGGAAGCACGAACGGTTCTTATCTGCCCTCTCCGATTGTCGCTAAGCGCAACGACGCCTTCGGCAGCCAGAGCTTCGTTCTCTCGCACACCTTTACGATCTCTTCATCGACGATCAATGAAGCCAGGGTAGCGCTGACACGGACAACGTTCCCGTTTACGGTCGCGAACTATAACCAGAACTGGCCGTCAAAGCTTGGCTTGCCATCGAATGTGCCGTCGTTTGTCTTCCCAACGATCACCGGCACCGGTCAGCCGGCGGTGAATGGGCAGGTGGGGCAGCGCAATACGGCGAATCCGCAGATCAGCGACACGGTCACGATGATTCGCGGCAAGCACTCGCTTCGCTTCGGTGTGGTGCTTGCGCACAGCCAGGCGAACAACTCGCAGATGACAACTCCTTCGGGCAACTTCAGCTTCTCCAGCGCGCTGACCAATCAGCCGAACGCGACGGCGGGAACCGGCAATGCCTATGCCAGCTTCCTTCTGGGAGCGGTGCAGAGTGCGACGCTCACGGTCTATCGCGAGCCTGGATACTGGAACTTCCTGACCTCCGGCTTTGTGCAGGACGACATCAAGGTGACGCCGCGCTTCACGCTCAATGTCGGTCTGCGGTACGACTTCCAGCAGACTCCGCGCGAGCATCATGACGGTCTGAGCAACTTCGATCCGAACGCTGTTAGTCCGTCGGTCGGAAAGCCCGGGACCACGGCGTATGCAACCAAGGGCGGTTATGGCCGCACGTTTACCGGCGATGATTACAAGAACTTCGGTCCACGTCTCGGCTTTGCGTGGGATCTCTTTGGTGATGGCCACACATCGGTTCGCGGCGGTGTCGGTATCTACTACATCAGCCTGAACAATCAGCTTTTCAATCAGCCGACGGCGGGCTTCTCTTCTACGACAACAAACTACACTTCGACTAACGCCGGTATTGTGCCAGCGTTCCTGCTCTCAGCAGGTTTCCCGTATGCACCGTTGCAGCCGCAAGGTGCGGCAGGCGGTTCTGACTTCCTGCTGGGACAGTCCATC
This genomic window from Terriglobus albidus contains:
- a CDS encoding carboxypeptidase regulatory-like domain-containing protein, whose translation is MPRKWNVLVVLLLLGFAVYGHRAMAQLSGGIVTGSAHDPSGAAITGAKVTIRNNESGESIELSTNGSGDFTSATLRPGQYAVSITAAGFESVRQDNLIVQVGSKSSANLVLPVGAATATVDVMAQAPAMETSVGSVGTVVESRPVQELPLNGRNALALTLETPAVRSNSANNPQGFADRGTSLSAIVINNGPTAMNANLLDGANNLNNFSGEIAINPQVDAVQEFRVQTGYMSAEFGLTGGGVITLASKAGGNKYHGDVYEFLRNDYLDARPYFLETTAQKPPLRYNQFGGAVGGPILREKLFFFANYEQFKYVTSAVYIASVPTLNQRKGDFSDLQTCSYNASGAPVVTLTRIYDPNTTVAAGNSFIRTQFPGNKINRALDPVALNIQNAIYPEPNRTASDTCQRLSNTNNFQSVKQNIRSMYQSLGRFDYRLTNRQSIFGRYAYYVNNTDNGSTNGSYLPSPIVAKRNDAFGSQSFVLSHTFTISSSTINEARVALTRTTFPFTVANYNQNWPSKLGLPSNVPSFVFPTITGTGQPAVNGQVGQRNTANPQISDTVTMIRGKHSLRFGVVLAHSQANNSQMTTPSGNFSFSSALTNQPNATAGTGNAYASFLLGAVQSATLTVYREPGYWNFLTSGFVQDDIKVTPRFTLNVGLRYDFQQTPREHHDGLSNFDPNAVSPSVGKPGTTAYATKGGYGRTFTGDDYKNFGPRLGFAWDLFGDGHTSVRGGVGIYYISLNNQLFNQPTAGFSSTTTNYTSTNAGIVPAFLLSAGFPYAPLQPQGAAGGSDFLLGQSIAYIRPKASTPSSQQWNLNLQHEFRGGFVAEIGYLGNHGVHMISGDYNMNVLPNQYLSLGDSLRQNVANPYAGKVPGSLGASTITRRQSLLPYPYYNAVTVTSPRDGNFHGDAMMLAVQRRAARGLTLLTSYTFSKLLDNGIANPLDGYIGISSSGGVITPQDSNNRQLEYSLDPTDIKHRFVSSALYELPFGHGRRWLANTGGLMDRLVSGWQMNGVVTAQSGLPLTISGANNNLATRPSFVPGKSAKDVNKSSRSVTSWFDGTVFQNPDNWTYGNVPRVLPNARGPKYVNLDASIFKTTSITESVKLQLRLESFNALNHPNFRLPNTSFVPASGSNGLNTSASFGQITSDIQPRNVQIAAKILF